In Chitinophaga sp. HK235, a single window of DNA contains:
- a CDS encoding PLP-dependent aminotransferase family protein → MSSPVPYKSFVQIDRQSGTAIYLQIAHQLINAIQRGFLVTGTKLPGTRRFSELLEVNRNTIVAVFEELDTQGWIETRPNKGTFIIGKIDARPLKIRIAQENQLAHYPKETGFSFKKSSLLDNPFEHSSCEYVFNDGTPDIRLTQVDHLSSLYSGHLKRKSNRSRLGYYNHDGSEFFKKHLSNYLNQTRGLHISKDNILITRSTEMSVYITSEILLSPGDTVLVGDLSYFSVNMIFQKSGAQIMSVPIDEEGIDVEAIRSICEKHTIRMLYITPHHHYPTTVTLAAQRRIELLNLAAEFGFIILEDDYDYDFHYDNAPVLPLASADKSGMVVYIGAFGKSLVPGFRTGFIIAPENLMTEMRKYLGIIDRQGDVMMEQVLGEMIETGEIHRYLKKSLKIYRERRDHIVDVLQRELQEFIDFRKPAGGLAVWTRWKEPLNLLQLSRACSRNNLFIPKTLLYQHKNLTAMRLGFGHFTLDEAEASIQILRQGVLQQL, encoded by the coding sequence ATGAGTAGTCCGGTTCCTTACAAAAGCTTTGTTCAGATAGACCGACAGTCCGGTACGGCCATCTATTTACAGATTGCCCACCAGTTGATCAACGCCATCCAGCGCGGTTTTCTGGTAACCGGGACCAAACTGCCGGGTACCCGACGCTTTAGTGAACTGCTGGAAGTGAACCGCAATACCATCGTAGCGGTGTTTGAGGAACTGGACACACAGGGCTGGATAGAAACACGCCCCAACAAAGGCACTTTCATCATCGGGAAAATAGATGCCAGGCCCCTGAAGATCAGGATCGCACAGGAAAATCAGCTGGCGCATTATCCAAAAGAGACCGGTTTCTCTTTTAAAAAGTCAAGTCTGCTCGACAACCCCTTCGAACACTCTTCTTGTGAATATGTGTTCAACGATGGCACACCGGATATCCGGCTTACGCAGGTAGACCACCTGTCCAGTCTGTACAGTGGTCATCTCAAAAGAAAGAGCAACCGCAGCAGGCTGGGTTATTATAATCACGATGGCAGCGAATTCTTTAAAAAACACCTGTCCAATTACCTCAACCAAACCCGTGGCCTGCATATATCAAAGGATAATATCCTGATCACCAGGAGTACGGAAATGAGCGTGTATATCACCTCCGAGATCCTGCTGTCGCCAGGAGATACCGTATTGGTCGGAGATCTGAGCTATTTCTCTGTCAATATGATTTTCCAGAAATCGGGTGCCCAAATCATGTCCGTACCCATTGATGAGGAAGGGATCGATGTGGAAGCCATTCGCAGCATCTGCGAAAAACATACGATCCGCATGCTGTATATCACCCCGCACCATCACTACCCGACCACTGTTACGCTGGCGGCTCAACGAAGAATTGAGCTGCTTAACCTGGCCGCAGAATTCGGGTTTATCATTCTGGAAGATGATTATGATTATGATTTCCACTATGACAATGCGCCTGTACTGCCATTGGCCAGTGCCGATAAAAGCGGGATGGTGGTGTATATTGGAGCTTTCGGTAAATCACTGGTGCCCGGGTTCAGGACCGGTTTTATCATAGCACCGGAAAACCTGATGACAGAGATGCGGAAATACCTGGGTATCATCGACCGGCAGGGTGATGTAATGATGGAGCAGGTATTGGGGGAGATGATTGAGACGGGAGAGATACACCGTTATCTGAAAAAGTCACTTAAAATATACCGGGAAAGGCGGGATCATATTGTAGACGTGCTGCAAAGGGAGCTGCAGGAGTTTATAGACTTCAGGAAACCTGCCGGAGGACTGGCCGTCTGGACCCGCTGGAAAGAGCCGCTTAACCTGCTGCAATTGAGCAGGGCCTGTTCCAGAAATAATCTGTTTATCCCCAAAACACTGCTCTATCAGCATAAAAACCTCACCGCTATGCGGCTGGGCTTCGGGCATTTTACCCTCGATGAGGCGGAGGCCAGCATTCAGATTCTCCGGCAGGGCGTGTTGCAGCAGTTATAA